A region from the Acanthopagrus latus isolate v.2019 chromosome 8, fAcaLat1.1, whole genome shotgun sequence genome encodes:
- the lcat gene encoding phosphatidylcholine-sterol acyltransferase produces MGSAGHLCSVLLAVFLLGLHHSSGFWIINVVFPPNAKPRASSNSTPPLIIVPGNLGNRLEAKLDKPTLVHWMCYKKTENWFPLWIDLNMFMPIGIDCWIDNMRLVYNRTTRRSSNSPGVQVRVPGFGQTYPIEFLDNNKLAGYFHTMVQHLVNMGYVRNETVRGAPYDWRLTPTENAEYFIKLKDLVEEMYNQYQSPVYLLGHSMGCHYVLYFLNHQPQAWKDKYIRGFISLGAPWGGAVKTLRVLSSGENDGIPMISNIKIREEQRMTTTNPWMLPSEAAWSKDHVFISTPSFNYTNQDYQRLFKDISFEDGWHMWEDSKNLTGDLQPPGVEVWCMYGVGLPTPVTYIYDDEFPNVDPVDFVYADGDDTVDSNSMGLCKRWAGQQDKPVHITEYRGLAHLDIVFHEKVLSLIQDVVEGKSDIPKEVDVRSGSK; encoded by the exons CCAAACCCAGGGCATCGAGCAACAGCACTCCGCCTCTCATTATAG TCCCAGGGAACTTGGGAAACCGCCTGGAAGCTAAACTAGACAAACCAACACTGGTCCACTGGATGTGCTACAAGAAAACTGAGAATTGGTTCCCCCTGTGGATCGACCTCAACATGTTCATGCCTATAGGCATAGACTGCTGGATTGATAACATGAG ACTTGTTTACAACAGGACGACTCGGCGGTCATCCAACTCACCAGGTGTGCAGGTGCGGGTGCCAGGATTTGGACAGACATATCCCATTGAGTTTCTTGACAATAACAAACTGGCCG GTTATTTTCACACTATGGTGCAACATTTGGTAAATATGGGCTACGTCCGAAATGAGACAGTCAGAGGAGCACCATACGACTGGAGATTAACACCTA CTGAGAATGCAGAGTATTTTATCAAGCTGAAGGACCTTGTTGAGGAGATGTACAACCAGTACCAGAGTCCAGTTTACCTGCTTGGACACAGCATGGGCTGCCACTACGTCCTCTACTTCCTCAACCACCAGCCTCAGGCCTGGAAGGACAAGTACATCAGGGGCTTCATTTCCCTGGGTGCACCATGGGGGGGTGCTGTTAAAACACTTAGAGTCCTGTCGTCAG GTGAAAATGACGGCATCCCCATGATTTCCAACATCAAGATCCGCGAGGAGCAGAGGATGACCACAACCAATCCCTGGATGCTGCCCTCTGAGGCAGCCTGGTCTAAGGACCACGTGTTCATCTCCACGCCATCCTTTAACTACACCAACCAGGACTACCAGCGCCTCTTCAAAGACATCAGTTTTGAGGATGGCTG GCACATGTGGGAGGACAGCAAGAACCTCACCGGTGATCTCCAGCCACCTGGTGTAGAGGTGTGGTGTATGTACGGAGTGGGGCTTCCAACTCCGGTAACGTACATTTATGACGACGAGTTTCCAAACGTGGATCCAGTGGACTTTGTTTATGCCGATGGAGATGACACGGTGGACAGCAACAGCATGGGTCTATGCAAACGTTGGGCCGGGCAGCAGGACAAGCCTGTCCACATCACAGAGTACCGAGGTCTGGCCCACCTGGATATAGTGTTTCATGAAAAGGTGCTCAGTCTGATCCAGGATGTCGTGGAGGGCAAATCAGACATACCCAAAGAGGTTGATGTCCGATCTGGAAGTAAATAG